Proteins encoded by one window of Silvibacterium dinghuense:
- the uvrA gene encoding excinuclease ABC subunit UvrA has product MTDQIVIRGARTHNLKNIDVDIPHGKLTVVSGVSGSGKSSLAFDTVYAEGQRRYVESLSAYARQFLERIEKPDVDLIDGLAPAIAIKQKNSTRNPRSTVATATEIYDYMRLLWARCGTVHCIVCNGVVRRDSVDEIAAAILALGDGTRLHALFPIKPTQRPELAAESAPEEPAKPARAKKTARKSTKKIAEESPLTDELKERLSDLRKRGFNRLYQNGNIYEFSTPESLLEINFALPVFILVDRIVVSPENRARIVDAAEIGYRETGEILFEIVLRPADPDGQQEPERERLRFSAAFECKNCHRLYREPEPRLFSFNNPFGACPRCQGFGNTIDFDLDLIIPDKSKSLEDGAIDPWNRPKYRSYFTELKRAAKQHGIPMDVPWWDLTLDQQTFVLDGHGSFLGVHGFFHFLETKKYKLHVRVMLSKYRGYATCPECKGQRLRAEARAVRIAGKNICDAAALTIRNANDFFQSIELSPMQQEIAGSILTEARQRLHFLDEVGLDYLTLDRLASTLSGGESQRIQLATSLGSRLVGALYVLDEPSIGLHTRDTAKLIRILESLRDLGNTILVVEHDPDVIRAADHLLDLGPGAGEFGGKLLASGTVAEVEHNPDSITGRYLSNHLTIPVPTRRREPGGPKDWINLRGARANNLKGLNIDIPMGMLVAITGVSGSGKSTLVHEVLYKVIAHQLGKTEGGDPSNLYKEIKNADRLNDIVLVDQNPIGRTPRSNPVTYIKAFDAIRELFASQPEAQRRGYGAGHFSFNVPGGRCDVCEGDGTVTVEMQFLADVELPCEECGGTRYKASTLEIKYKGRNIHEVLGMTVKEALRFFTGTPKIVDKLAVLEETGLGYVRLGQSATTLSGGEAQRVKLAAHLATVRSDPKKQSRVLYILDEPTTGLHFDDVSKLLQAFRKLIDGGGSLVVIEHNLDVIKSADWVLDLGPEGGSAGGQLVAAGTPEEIAANEFSHTGYWLAKVLAARREPVNESAS; this is encoded by the coding sequence TTGACCGATCAGATCGTCATCCGCGGCGCGCGGACTCACAACCTGAAAAACATCGACGTCGATATCCCGCACGGCAAACTCACCGTCGTGAGCGGTGTCTCCGGATCGGGCAAATCCTCGCTCGCCTTCGATACGGTCTACGCCGAGGGCCAGCGCCGCTACGTCGAGTCGCTCTCCGCCTATGCCCGCCAGTTCCTCGAACGCATCGAAAAGCCCGACGTGGACCTCATCGACGGCCTTGCCCCGGCTATCGCAATCAAGCAGAAGAACTCCACGCGTAACCCGCGTTCGACCGTAGCCACCGCGACCGAAATCTACGATTACATGCGCCTGCTGTGGGCGCGCTGCGGCACCGTGCATTGCATCGTCTGCAACGGCGTGGTCCGCCGTGACTCGGTCGATGAAATCGCCGCTGCGATCCTCGCCCTCGGAGACGGCACACGCCTGCACGCGCTCTTCCCCATCAAGCCTACGCAGCGGCCTGAGCTCGCCGCAGAGTCCGCGCCCGAAGAGCCTGCGAAACCGGCACGCGCAAAGAAGACCGCCCGCAAGAGTACGAAGAAGATTGCCGAAGAATCGCCGCTGACGGACGAACTGAAAGAACGTCTCTCCGACCTGCGCAAGCGCGGCTTCAATCGTCTCTATCAAAACGGCAACATCTACGAATTTTCCACGCCCGAGTCGCTGCTCGAGATCAATTTTGCACTGCCCGTTTTCATTCTGGTGGACCGTATTGTGGTCTCACCGGAGAACCGCGCCCGCATCGTCGATGCGGCTGAAATCGGCTATCGCGAGACCGGCGAAATCCTCTTCGAGATTGTCCTCCGCCCCGCTGATCCAGACGGTCAGCAGGAGCCTGAGCGCGAACGCCTGCGCTTCTCCGCCGCCTTCGAGTGCAAGAACTGCCATCGTCTCTATCGCGAGCCCGAGCCGCGCCTCTTCTCGTTCAACAACCCGTTCGGCGCCTGCCCGCGCTGCCAGGGATTCGGCAATACCATCGATTTCGATCTCGACCTCATCATTCCCGATAAGTCGAAGAGCCTCGAAGACGGCGCGATCGATCCGTGGAATCGCCCGAAATACCGCAGCTACTTCACGGAACTGAAGCGCGCGGCGAAACAGCACGGCATTCCCATGGATGTGCCCTGGTGGGATCTGACGCTCGATCAGCAGACCTTTGTCCTCGACGGGCACGGCAGCTTCCTCGGCGTGCATGGTTTCTTCCATTTCCTTGAGACGAAGAAGTACAAGCTGCACGTGCGCGTGATGCTTTCGAAGTATCGCGGCTACGCCACATGCCCCGAGTGCAAGGGTCAGCGGCTGCGTGCCGAGGCTCGTGCCGTGCGCATCGCCGGCAAGAACATCTGCGACGCTGCCGCACTTACCATCCGCAATGCGAATGACTTCTTCCAATCCATCGAGCTCTCGCCCATGCAGCAGGAGATCGCCGGCAGCATCCTCACCGAAGCACGGCAGCGCCTGCACTTCCTCGACGAAGTCGGCCTCGATTACCTTACGCTCGACCGCCTCGCATCGACGCTCTCCGGCGGCGAATCGCAGCGTATCCAGCTCGCAACCTCGCTTGGCTCGCGACTCGTCGGCGCACTCTATGTGCTCGATGAGCCTTCCATCGGCCTGCACACCCGCGACACGGCCAAGCTCATCCGCATTCTCGAGAGCCTGCGCGATCTCGGTAACACCATCCTCGTCGTCGAGCACGATCCCGACGTCATCCGCGCTGCGGACCACCTGCTCGATCTCGGCCCCGGCGCCGGGGAGTTCGGCGGCAAGCTGCTGGCCAGCGGTACGGTTGCGGAAGTCGAACACAATCCCGACTCGATCACGGGCCGCTATCTCTCAAACCATCTCACCATTCCCGTGCCCACGCGCCGCCGCGAGCCGGGTGGACCGAAGGACTGGATCAATCTTCGCGGCGCGCGCGCCAACAATCTCAAGGGACTGAACATCGACATCCCCATGGGCATGCTGGTCGCCATCACCGGCGTCTCGGGCTCGGGTAAGTCCACGCTCGTGCATGAGGTGCTCTACAAAGTCATCGCGCATCAGCTCGGCAAAACCGAGGGCGGCGACCCATCGAATCTCTACAAGGAGATCAAGAACGCCGACCGCCTGAATGACATCGTGCTCGTCGATCAGAACCCTATTGGCCGCACCCCGCGCTCAAATCCCGTTACCTACATCAAGGCCTTCGACGCTATCCGCGAGCTCTTCGCCTCGCAGCCCGAAGCGCAGCGCCGCGGCTACGGCGCCGGGCACTTCTCCTTCAACGTCCCCGGCGGGCGTTGCGATGTCTGCGAAGGCGATGGCACGGTGACCGTCGAGATGCAGTTCCTGGCCGACGTGGAACTGCCCTGCGAGGAGTGCGGCGGCACGCGTTACAAGGCCAGCACGCTCGAAATCAAGTACAAGGGCAGGAATATCCACGAAGTCCTCGGCATGACCGTGAAGGAAGCCCTGCGCTTCTTCACCGGCACGCCGAAAATCGTGGATAAGCTTGCCGTCCTCGAAGAAACCGGCCTGGGCTATGTACGTCTCGGGCAGTCGGCCACCACGCTCTCCGGCGGTGAGGCGCAGCGCGTGAAGCTGGCCGCGCACCTGGCCACCGTGCGCAGCGACCCGAAGAAGCAGAGCCGCGTGCTTTACATCCTCGACGAGCCCACCACCGGCCTGCACTTCGACGACGTCAGCAAGCTGCTGCAGGCCTTCCGCAAACTCATCGACGGCGGCGGCTCGCTGGTGGTCATCGAGCACAATCTCGACGTGATCAAGTCCGCCGACTGGGTGCTCGATCTCGGTCCCGAAGGCGGCTCCGCAGGCGGCCAGTTGGTTGCCGCGGGCACGCCCGAGGAGATTGCCGCCAACGAGTTCTCGCACACCGGCTACTGGCTCGCAAAAGTCCTCGCCGCACGCCGTGAGCCTGTAAACGAATCCGCTTCCTAG
- a CDS encoding tetratricopeptide repeat protein yields MQPLRISLLSLFVLSPLALSAQSNQLPPGSSEPDQTPAKQQSAAPQPTDGPLANIENEIEQKHFDQARTQLDPYLSAHPDDARALFDRGYCDDAEDKSEQALTWYRKAVAADPNQFEPQMALGLLLAQQNSTDDAVKALQAAVALEPNPPNPAAKAQAYRTLARLLEKSNPDDARDALLAALKLTPETTDDTLLTASIAEAEDDDAVAEQAYRQVLKVEPENGTAISGLAHLLIAQKKFDEAAPLVHSALLRDPDDPALNAQYAALLAAQGKDDEATATLEKLHTLKPQDRQVSLMLADSYVSAGALDKADALYAALIAASPNDADLLSARGQVLIEEQKNAEALPLFQQAVKLAPQNADAWSGVAFAASKTGNPTLELDALAARSKLAPETPATYFLWATAHDKLHHTKQAVEYYRLFLSAAQGKLPDEEWQAKQRLALLAK; encoded by the coding sequence TTGCAGCCCCTTCGTATCTCGCTTCTGTCGTTGTTCGTGCTTTCTCCGCTGGCTCTCAGCGCCCAATCGAACCAGCTTCCGCCTGGCTCGTCCGAACCGGATCAGACCCCGGCCAAGCAGCAGTCCGCCGCACCACAGCCCACCGATGGTCCGCTGGCAAACATCGAAAACGAGATCGAGCAGAAGCATTTCGACCAGGCGCGCACGCAGCTTGACCCATACCTTTCCGCACATCCGGATGATGCCCGCGCTCTCTTCGACCGCGGCTATTGCGACGATGCCGAGGACAAGAGCGAGCAGGCTCTCACCTGGTACCGCAAGGCGGTCGCCGCCGATCCCAATCAGTTCGAGCCGCAGATGGCGCTCGGCCTGCTGCTCGCCCAGCAGAACTCGACCGATGACGCCGTAAAGGCGCTCCAGGCCGCCGTCGCCCTTGAGCCCAACCCGCCGAACCCGGCAGCCAAGGCGCAGGCCTACCGCACGCTCGCCCGTTTGCTCGAGAAGTCTAATCCCGACGACGCCCGCGACGCGCTGCTCGCCGCCCTCAAGCTGACTCCGGAGACCACCGACGATACGCTGCTTACCGCCTCCATTGCCGAGGCAGAAGACGATGATGCTGTCGCCGAGCAGGCTTATCGCCAGGTTCTTAAGGTTGAGCCGGAGAACGGTACAGCCATCTCCGGCCTTGCGCACCTGCTCATCGCCCAGAAAAAGTTCGACGAAGCAGCGCCGCTGGTCCACTCCGCGCTGCTCCGCGATCCTGATGATCCGGCGCTGAACGCACAGTACGCTGCTCTGCTCGCTGCGCAGGGTAAAGACGACGAGGCGACTGCCACCCTCGAAAAGCTGCACACGCTGAAGCCGCAGGACCGCCAGGTATCGCTCATGCTCGCCGACTCCTACGTCAGCGCTGGCGCCCTGGATAAGGCCGATGCGCTGTATGCAGCCCTCATCGCCGCCTCACCCAACGATGCGGACCTGCTCTCGGCCCGCGGCCAGGTGCTCATCGAGGAGCAGAAGAATGCCGAGGCGTTGCCCCTTTTCCAGCAGGCCGTAAAGCTGGCTCCACAAAACGCCGATGCATGGAGTGGGGTAGCCTTCGCCGCCTCGAAAACCGGCAATCCCACCCTGGAACTGGATGCTCTTGCAGCCAGATCAAAATTGGCCCCCGAAACGCCTGCTACTTACTTTCTTTGGGCCACCGCGCATGACAAGCTGCACCATACCAAGCAGGCAGTGGAGTATTATCGTCTGTTCCTGAGCGCAGCTCAGGGCAAGCTGCCGGACGAGGAGTGGCAGGCGAAGCAGAGGCTGGCGCTTCTCGCCAAGTAG
- a CDS encoding M48 family metallopeptidase: MNPELVRWFEEEYRVLRPRAPMPAFEVRFYRFTSLNTTIRLREGVLKVRLSDILESAPESVLRAIAHILIAKLYRKPIETAHATRYRRYTSSEVVVRHTERIRQSRGRKRISTAKGDHYDLDEVFESINIRFFHGLLGRPMLTWSEHRARRLLGHYDAAHNTIMISKVFDRRNTPRYAIEYLMYHEMLHLKHPVKTRNGRRCVHSREFQADENLFPELDQAKAFLRTL; encoded by the coding sequence GTGAATCCTGAGCTCGTCCGCTGGTTTGAAGAGGAGTATCGTGTGCTGCGCCCGCGCGCACCGATGCCTGCCTTCGAAGTCCGTTTCTACCGCTTCACCAGCCTCAACACCACCATCCGGCTCCGCGAAGGCGTTCTGAAAGTCCGGCTCTCGGACATCCTGGAAAGCGCCCCTGAGTCTGTTCTCCGCGCCATCGCGCATATTCTTATCGCCAAGCTCTACCGCAAGCCGATCGAGACGGCACACGCGACGCGGTACCGGCGCTACACCTCCAGTGAGGTCGTCGTGCGGCATACCGAGCGCATCCGCCAGTCACGCGGCCGCAAACGCATCTCCACAGCCAAGGGCGACCACTACGACCTCGACGAAGTCTTCGAGTCCATCAATATCCGCTTCTTTCATGGATTGCTCGGCCGCCCCATGCTTACCTGGAGCGAGCATCGCGCGCGCCGCCTGCTGGGCCACTATGACGCGGCACATAACACCATCATGATCAGCAAGGTGTTCGACCGCCGCAACACTCCGCGCTATGCCATCGAATACCTGATGTACCACGAAATGCTGCATCTCAAGCATCCGGTGAAGACCCGTAACGGACGCCGCTGCGTGCATTCGCGCGAGTTCCAGGCCGACGAGAATCTCTTCCCCGAGCTTGACCAGGCCAAGGCCTTTCTCCGCACGTTATAG
- a CDS encoding CDGSH iron-sulfur domain-containing protein has translation MSENQPQNEVKITVRPNGPFRVEGAVTLVDAQGGQWDLTGKPAFSLCRCGASANKPFCDGAHNKIGFQANDTAPPPAVPPTATENS, from the coding sequence GTGTCCGAAAACCAGCCCCAGAATGAAGTGAAGATCACCGTCCGCCCCAACGGCCCATTCCGCGTAGAAGGCGCCGTCACGCTGGTCGATGCTCAGGGAGGCCAGTGGGATCTGACCGGCAAGCCGGCTTTCTCGCTCTGCCGCTGCGGCGCCTCCGCCAACAAGCCTTTCTGCGATGGCGCGCACAACAAGATCGGCTTCCAGGCCAATGACACCGCACCGCCGCCGGCCGTTCCTCCCACCGCCACCGAGAACAGCTAA